The Anolis carolinensis isolate JA03-04 chromosome 1, rAnoCar3.1.pri, whole genome shotgun sequence genome window below encodes:
- the LOC103282701 gene encoding zinc finger protein 420, whose product MEKASKGLECEKYFTQRDHLQQHERIPTGEEHYECTECGKNFTQKSNLHIHQRTHTGEKPYKCLECGHSFIQSSDLRSHQRTHTGEKPYICLECGQNFTQNAHLRSHQRIHTGEKPYKCLECEQSFSHSSGLRWHQRAHTGEKPYQCLECGKSFSQSSELRAHERIHTGEKPYLCLECGQSFTQNAHLRSHQRIHTGEKPYKCLECGQSFSHSSGLRLHQRAHTGEKPFKCLECGQSFTRSSDLLSHERTHTGEKPYTCLECGQSFTQNAYLRSHQRIHTGEKPYKCLECGQNFTHSSGLRSHQKTHTGEKPYKCLDCGKSFTYSSGLRLHQRTHTGEKPYTCLECGKSFTQSSALHLHQRTHTGEKPYKCLECGQCFIRSANLHSHERTHTGEKPYTCLECGQSFTQNARLRSHQGIHTGEKPYKCLECGKSFSYSSGLRSHERTHTVEKTYT is encoded by the coding sequence ATGGAGAAAGCTTCTAAAGGACTGGAGTGTGAAAAGTATTTCACACAGAGGGATCATCTACAGCAACATGAAAGGATTCCTACTGGAGAGGAGCACTATGAATGCACGGAGTGCGGAAAGAACTTCACTCAAAAATCAAATCTACatatacatcaaaggactcacactggggagaaaccgtataaatgcctggagtgtggacacagcttcattcagagttcagatctacgttcacatcaaaggactcacactggggagaaaccctatatatgcctggaatgtggacagaacTTCACTCAGAATGCACACctacgttctcatcaaaggattcacactggggagaaaccctataaatgcttggagtgtgaacagagctttAGTCATAGTTCAGGTCTGCGTTGGCATCAAAgggctcacactggggagaaaccctatcaatgcctggagtgtggaaagagcttcagtcagagttcaGAGCTACGTGCACatgaaaggattcacactggggagaaaccctatctgtgcctggaatgtggacagagcttcactcagaatgcacacctacgttcacatcaaaggattcacactggggaaaaaccctataaatgcctggagtgtggacagagcttcagtcatagttcaggtctacgtttgcatcaaagggctcacactggggagaaaccctttaaatgcctggagtgtggacagagcttcactcggagTTCAGATCTACTTTCACATGAAAGGACTCATACTGGagaaaaaccctatacatgcctggaatgtgggcAGAGCTTTACTCAGAATGCATACCTACGTtcgcatcaaaggattcacactggggagaaaccctataaatgcttggagtgtggacagaacttcactcatagttcaggtctacgttcacatcaaaagactcacactggggagaaaccctataaatgccttgattgtgggaagagcttcacttatagttcaggtctacgtttgcatcaaaggactcacactggggaaaaaccatatacatgcctggagtgtggaaagagtttcactcagagttcagctctacatttacatcaaaggactcatactggagagaaaccctataaatgcttggagtgtggacagtgCTTCATTCGGAGTGCAAATCTACAttcacatgaaaggactcacactggggagaaaccttatacatgcctggaatgtggacagagcttcactcagaatgcACGCCTACGTTCGCATCAagggattcacactggggagaagccctataaatgtttggagtgtggaaagagcttctcttatagttcaggtctacgttcacatgaaaggactcacactgtgGAGAAAACCTATACATGa